ATCAAAGAAATCCAGAACCATCTATTCCTTGTTCTCTGTATATGTCACACTGTATTTTCAGAGTCTACCTATCCAGGAATGAGGCTGTTACCTTGGGCCACTCAGAAGCTCTCTGTCTTTCTTGTAGCAGCAGAAGCTCAGGGGTCATTTGTTCTCCATCTTCATTTGGGAATCCATCTTGGGACATAGTGAGGGACAGAAGACTCTCTTCATCATAGAGCTTTGAGCGGGACCGGTCAGCCGCTAGAGATCATACAGAACATGTGAGCAAAGATGAAAGAATAAAGTTATACAGAAATGGTGTTATATAGGCTTTAAATGAAGGCCCTAAGAATAACAGATCTCTTTTGATATTCTATCAAATCAAAATCTGAATCTCCAAGGATGCATttagaaaagaagggaaagagcaGAGGGAAGAATGGGGAAGAGGGCCAACAGCCTGTCACATGCACTCACTTAGCTTCTCTTCCTTCTCGTCCTCACTCTCATCagtgctggagctggagctggatgaggatgaggaagaagaggatgaTGGTGACAGCTTGCTCAAGTCCAGCTCAGAGTCTGAATCATCCTCATCCTCCAGTTTGACTGGTGGAACACTCCGGGAAACCAGAGGGGTAGTATCAGAGGGGGCTACTCGCATCTCATAGTCTTGTGGGGTTGGTCGGCTCCTGGCCACCACCTCATGCTCTAGCTTTAAAGTTAGACTCTCCAGACTGGGCACCTGGGCAGCTGTCTCCTCAGGTGGCTTTTCAACAGGAGCATCTGGGCGCAGGGGCAGTGGTGAGGCAGTGCGCGAGGTATACTGCTGGTGTAGCAGTGGAGTAGAGCAGCGTGACAGGGATGGAGCTGGTGCTCCTGCCTGATGGTTCTGCATATAGTTCATACGGGCAGCCAGAAAAGAGAAGTCTGGGTCCTGCATGATGTTGCAGTCTGTTTGGCTCACCCCATGGCGGGCTGCCCCTCGTAGAAGTTCCCCATCATGCCGAACAGGCTCCCACCATTTGGGCAGTTCAGGACCTGGAGGCTGACATAATGCCAGCCGATCTTCCAAAAGAGGGTGGCACAAAACTTGTTCCCGTAAGCGCCGAAGCAATTCAATACGGTAAAGAGTCCGTGAGGCCCTTTCCTCAGTGATAGGCTCAATGAACAGATTAGGGTCTGGGGGTTCTGCAAGAGATAGGAGTGGAAAGAGAAATGAACCAGGAGTTGGTTCTGTCACAATCCCCACTCACCCAAGACTCTCCAGTCTTGCTCACCATCTCCAGCTGCTGGGGGAAGGCGGCACACTTGGCGGCACATGGCCACAAAGCCATGGAAATACTTGGTAAGgctttcatctgtttttttgtcCAGTCGGGCAAAAGTGCGGAAGCGATCCCAATGGAACTGCATGGTGTCAGGGTCATACTCTACACCAAAGGTTGACACTACTCGATAGAAATCAGTCTGTTCACGCCTTGTCCATCTACAAAAGGAAGAGGAGTCAGGCAACACTGATGAGAACACAGAGAAACCAGTTACTTCTTAGTGTGGCTTAGAATATCTGAGTacacaaaaaatgaaagtaggggccaaaaaaaaaaaaagcccagaagaCAACAGAACACGTGGTAAGAGGTACTTGATAACGTGTAAGATTTAAGAATTAGTAAGCGAAGGGGGAAAATGATGCACGCAAACAACTCAGTGAGAATGGCTACACAGGAGACCTACCCAGGAGTTATGATTAAGTGTGGTTTTACGCCGTAGAGGTGTAACAAATGCAAAAAAGATGGTCCCTCTGCAGGGAATTCCAAATAATCCTTCCTAAGGTGCTTTTCAACATAGGGCCCATAGTTGAAGACAAGCTTACAGCTCAGTCCAAATTCCTAGCCATATTTTACCGTTGCTGTTTCTCCCGCCGTGCAATTTCTTTTAGCTTGAAGGCTGCCTCACAACGCCGCCTTCGCCGATCCCCGCGTTCTGCAGCCTCTATCTTCATCTGTTCTCTCTTGTAGCTGCGCTGATAGGCTGTTACTAGGCGTCGAAGCCTAGCTGTTAAAGCAGAGCCTGGAGGCCAGAATAGATGGCCTGGCTGTTGCGTCACCTGGGCTGTGAGAACCAAAAGACAATAAATAGGAAGTACAGGAAAGATGGTAGAACTAATAATACTGGTATTTTAACCCACCCCAAGGCAAAGCTCTCAGAAATCCCTGAAAAGGATAGAATTCAGTTAATTCCCCAACCCCACCGCCCCATACAAAACTGTACTAGTTGACGTAGAAGTTTACCTTCATCTCCGTCTATCACTGAGATCTCCTCATCCATCATCATCAAGGGATCACCCTAGAGAAGGAGATCCGCCCCACAGGATGTaggggggagggaaagggggaaagtTGGCACTCTGAAATCACTTTCTTGTGTGTCCTTCTATGGCACCAAGGGATCAAGAAAATTTTCTAATGAAGGGAACCCTCACAGAAAATTCGAAGCAACCAACTAAAAGAATAAGAcaataaaatctgaaaagtcAGTTCTTATCAATGGCTTGAAGACAATGGGACTCAAgaatttaaaagtcaaataatatACTTCATTGTCTAGCTTGGGCCTTACCTCCTCCACAGAGCCACCCCTGACCTCCCCCAGCTGGCATTACAATCTTTTCCATTAGTACTTTATATTCTCAAATGGCACTTTCCAGTTTGTATTATAATCAGTATACTTCATGACTCAGGGAATGGGAGAGCACTAATTAGTAACAGAGAAAAGCTAGACTCAAATGAAAATTCCTCACCTCATCATCTTGGTCCTTTGGGGGACACTGGAGTGGTTTATACTCAGGATCTTCACAATCCTTATCAAAGTCAACCCTAAAATCATCCAGAGGCATGAGACAATGTTAACAATATATTCTCTTTCACTAAGAGGAACCTAGGATGAAGACCTGGCCAAACACAGAATCCAGCATGGAATAGTCTTTTCTTTCATGCTCAAGGGAATAGTAGGCCAGGTGCTAAGCTTTGAGTAATTTAGGTACAGTATCCAACAGAACAAGGAACtggaagaaaatgacaaattGCGGTTCTAAATTGCTTGAATTTCAAATGAAACACTTTGATCAGCACATTTCCTCTCTCTTAAAAACTCTTTCTATTGTTTAACacattttctccctccctcccaactagtatttacttttatcattttacttGAATGGTCTATGCTTGCTCGTTTATTTTTCACTACTTTGCTTTATTGAGCAGAACGGTGATACTATAAATGATTTGCAATGAATAAACAATCCAATTTCCTTTGAGGATCATAAAATAGGCAAACTGAGGTTGTGATCATCAAAGAGAAATCTCCCAATCACAAAGCAGTGGGATAATATTCGTGAACTAAGCCAACCCTTTTACATGCCTCTCAGGTCTCCACATGAGAAGTTTTGTTAAACTCACTGGCACCCAAACCAGGGCAACACTGCCCTAACCTGGTGGCTCAGTATTAGCATGGCAACTCATCATTGAGGCATGTATCCAGGCAGAGTAAGTGTCTTCATGTGTCAGCTACCACTGGGAAATGATAAACTAGGGCTAAAATTTCCTGAGGCTATCACATAAGTGGCGTGGGACTGCTGCATGGCTATTATCTTTCAAGAGAACCAGTGATCCTCTTAGCTACTATGGCTGCACAGTAAAGCATTGCAAAGAGAATCGAACAGAACATCAAATAAGCCATCTGGAAATAACATTACTTTTCACCCTTAGTTGCACTGTAGGGCAATGTATGGTTAAAatgtgtacgtatgtatgtatggccAGTTTATGCTGTCCCTTCTGCTGGTCCTGCTCTTTGTTAAAAGTTTATCATTCAAGACTATAACCACCATTAAGAATCCCAGTGGGTTCAGTCAAGGCTAGGATTATGTTGTCTCTTAGCACAAGCAACAGACAACCTTCACACGGTGGACACAGGGCTTTGAGAGAGTGAAACACTAATTGCTTACCCTTCCACTATGTCGGAAAAATTATCCAACACTCGATGTTCTGCAGCAATGGCTTTATCATCTGGTCTACCAGCCTTTTCCAGGAAGCATAAGGCTGGGTCCGCCCTCATAGTATTATATTTTTCATAGCCTAGGAGAAAAAGCCATAATCTGAAGAAAATCAGAGATTCATTTTTGCCTTTATGTTTACTTTGTATGCTGCTGGAATAACAATGTGGGCTACTTTGCTCACAATGCAAAGtacaatgaaaatattaactTGGACAGCTGTTAGGTTATGTTACTATATTTAAGATTTCTACAGCAATTTAGAGTCATAAACAGTTTTATCAGCAGTTATCGAAAATAGTAATTTAATCAGTGTTTATAGAAAACAGTGATAGGTTTACATAACCACTTAACTGATAATCTTTCTACATTCTTATTACATAGATGAGGAAATTTGAAAAGTCAAATAATTTAGGGTtaagtcacattttcttttctttcttttttttctaaggaGGAGAATggtaaaggagtttattaggggtacactgccatagacaacagcgagcacacagatgagaggtgcccCAGGTCACACATTTTCAAATGAAGGATAAGAAACCTGCACCTGCAAATAAACAGGCACCCTGAATGCCTGATGAATGACAAAGGAACACACTTCAGGGTGTTTGGACACTTCTAAAACCCCCATGTCTCACAAGTAAATCTAAGACTACAAATGCCCAGCTTTTCTTATCCAATAAACTTGCAAAAACATGGATTAAgtaccattatttttattttgtagaagtaaacataaaagtatattaaaaaagaaacgcTATGCCTCACTAAGTCACTAGGTTGGAAGTTAGCACTTACTGCTTCAATTGCCTGTAATTTGTTATTAGGCAAGACCGAAAAGGGAGTCTCCTCCCTTTTTATACTCTAGCTTTGTTTCACTCAAACACAGTTGTTCACCCCTATATCAGAGTGACTGCTGAATACTTTGACAAATGGGATGTTATACAAGTAGAACACTTCCAGCAAGTCACGGGAAACTTACACAACACAATTAAACATGATTATTATTAACAAGAGTGGGCATACACACCTCCCCTGATCTGCGGACCTTTAGCTACCACAACATGCAGATTGGTAAGTGATTAGAGAACAGATGGGAGACTCCCTACCTTGGGGTTTAACTATCCATCTGGTCTTTCTGGAACATCTATTCATAGGAGCTAATGGCTTTGCTCTGGATATTTAACAACTAGTTTCCCATTTACACATAAGCTTTTTGAACGTCAGAGAATTCAGTTACTGGTCGTGAGCATTTTGCTAAATATTCCATCTGTGGACATAAATCTACAATAAGGAAGGAATAGACTAAGAGAAGGTACCTACCATGTTTAAAGACTCCAATGAGCAGGGACTTATCAGCCTCACTGTCCCACCATGTTGTTGGAACCTCCAGCTGATCCACTACTGGGAACCATATGTCAATTTCACTAAAGGTTAGAAGAGGGCAGAGTCAGCAGAGCAactcaggaaattaaaataaatccatgGATGTtcaaatcccttatataaaatggtgcagtacAATGAATACAGTTGGCCTCCATATCCATGGGtttcacatccatggattcaaccaaccgtggATAATAAGGATGCAAAACCCACAGACACAAAAGGTCAACCATACAGGACTGAAGATCTGATATACAGATTTTCATTGTCAGGTATCCCAAACATAGCTTAGAATGAAATAAGTAAACCAATCTTTTCTGGAATAAGACAGggcataaagaaaaatacagcataACTTTACCTGGCAATGGCACCCCCTAACACCTTCTCTGCCTGGTCTCCAATAACCTCCTGTCTCAGATAGTATAGCATTCGTACTCGCAACAGCACCctagaagggagagaggaagaactGGCTCAATAATAGTGTAGAAAGCTCGAGGTGGAAAATGCTTTAGCTTGCTAAATTCTGTCCTTACTTGTTACACTGATGTTTCAAGTGCTTCTTATAACTCTCATCTTGGAACAGAGTATCAGGGTTATATTTCCGGATCCAATCTGCCTTATGGATATCAAAAGTGCTTTGTgactttacttttttccccttacgTCCACGGGGCACAGGGATAGACAGACCTGGGAAAGTGGAGACGTCGAAGACTTGGATTGAGAAAAACCCTTAGACCTGAAAAGGATTAGGTAACCTACAGAAAGATGAAAAGCAAAGAGTTGATAATTACCTGAATGATTCTGCAATTCTTTTGTCTTGCCATTTTCAGCAGGGCTAATCAAGTCCCAAATGAAGCCTTTGATATTTTCGTCCCCACGGTAGTGTAGAAGACAGTACACAAGGATGGCCCGGCAAATCGTTTCCACATCTCTTTCAGTCATACGTCGCTTGAAGCGCCCGTGAGACAGAATATCTCGCCACCGTCCCCAactagaaaaaacagaaaaagaaattatatcattatatataatTTCCTGAAGACTCTAGTTCAGTGATATTCCCCAGTCCCTCTGAATCAAAATTCCCAAAAGGTGGGAGACAAAAAGATCTTGGGAAAATATGGTAACAAAATAAAGTATTTCCCATTATCCCCTCTTTGATCATAGCTTCCAATGTGAAAATCAAACAGGGTGTCAATCAGGATGGAGGTGCACTACCTCTGATGGCAAGGTGGGCTCTTACCCATATACCAAGAGGTGCTTTTCCACCCGGAAGCAGTCAGTGCGCCCATAGGTATGATGACGGTCATGTCGGCGAGAACGTGGCCGCTCATCATCTTCACTTTCCAAATCAGAGAATTCCACTAGGTCATCATCTTTCAGAGTGCTGAAGTGGCGGGTCTGTTTTCGTACTCTAGGTGTGTCAATCACCAAGTTATTCTACgcaggaaacagaagcagaagTAACTCTTTCACAATATGATCATGGGAAAGGAATGAAAGACAACCATAGATTGAAACAGCCTTGGATGTAACATGTAGATactcaaagagattttttttttggacatgcAAAATAATCTACAGAGACTCATGAAGCAAAATTAAGTAGGAGTTATCTAAGTAGTTTTCTGGGGCCTCCTATGTAGAAAATTTTTACAATAGCCTTTGTGTATAATATACTATCACAAACCAAGGTCAGTACTGAAGAATCAAGAGCAGCTATAAAGAGTCCTGAAAGTAACGTGTTTTCTGCAGTACCTTCTCCCTACAGGAAAAGGAAAGCTCACCTTGCTATTGAGTAGATCCATGTCCAGGTCAGCCTTTTTGGCCCACTTCTGCCAAAAGTTGGGGTCATCCAGAGAAATATCTGTCCTATTTTCAGAAGCAACAAAGCTTGCCTTGTGTGgaacaaaaaaacagtaaagtTAACAATAACTCTTTTTGAGTAATGGAAAAACAGTACATctaaaaactgcatttaaaaaatatatttaaattctagaaattcctgtctctctctccctccctctgcttctttAGCCTCTAGCACCAACAGAACATACCTTGGCAAAGGTGGAACCTTTTCCTTCAGATTCAATGGTGATAGTAGTGGTTCGTCTTAACAAGATCTGGTCAATGTCCTCTTCGCAAAACTTGGAGCCCTCATCATCTTCCTCCATTATGGCTGCATACGCTCCTTTTCGTAAGAGATCTTCAATCTCCTTCTTGGAGAACTGCTGAATCTACAAAATCcaacagaaagatgaaaagactACAAGAGAATATTATCTAACCATGTCatgacattttattatattttaagaaataataattgaGAACCTCAACAAGAGGTCAGGTTCCTATTCAAAAACAGCTCCCTCTATCACTGTGACCTGCTACAAACTATAGATTAAGAAGACTCACTCCAGTAATGTTGCCATCCCGACCACTCATGGACTGAAGCACAGCCTTATCCAATCCCAACTTGAGGCTAGCCTTATCAAACATCTCTCTCTCATAAGAATTACGAGTGATGAGACGGTACACCTTCACAGCTTTGCTCTGCCCAATTCGATGACACCGTGCTTGGgcctagttttaaaaaaaagtggaaggaAGGGCAAAGATAACAAAAttagagggagtggggaggggaaggattcAAAGTACCGATTCACATCTTTAAAGCAGCCATGAGACCAACTCAAAATCAAGTCAGTTTCAAGATGAAATTAATGCCCCATCATGTAGACCTAGGTTGGCAAACTATTGTCTGCACAGTCACCTGTTTCTATAAATAAAGCTGGAACACCGTTTTacccattcatttatatattgtctatggctgcttttgcagTACAAGAGCAGAGGTGAGTAGTTACAACAGAGACGGTCTGGTCTGCAAAGCCTaaacatttactatctggtcctttacagaaaaggtttgGTGACCTCTGATCCAGACTGCCACACGTAATTAACCAAACAATTTCATATTCTCTAAAGGAAAACTCTTTCTAAGAGATTCTGATCCTGTTGCAAAACCTCCCAGGTTAGGTAATTAGGCCCTAAGACAATGATTTCCTTTACCTGCAGGTCATTTTGTGGATTCCAGTCTGAATCAAAGATGATGCAGGTATCAGCAGCTGTGAGATTAATACCAAGCCCACCAGCCCGGGTGCAGAGCAAAAAGACAAATCGGTCTGAGTCAGGCTTGCTGAAGCGGTCAATAGCAGCCTGCCGTAGGTTGCCTCTAACTCGCCCATCGATACGCTCATATAAGTACCTGTATGGAAAtcccagaaaaaaagtttaatcagctaagcagaaaaagagaacaaaaaagcaGTTTGAGATCAGTATCAGTATCGCTATATTTCTAGCTCACCAAAAAGTTTATCAGAAAGTTGAGAGTGAGAGTCTTAAATACTTCTCTTATCCCAGTCCTGATCAACTTTAATTAAATCCAGCCCTCCTACTCTTTGCAACTTTATGAGTACACAAAAGGCGAAGAATgactcttttctcaccttctctgGATTAGATAATCCTCTAGGATATCTAGGCAGCGTACCATCTGGGAGAAGATGAGAACCTTATGGCCACCAGCTTTAAGTTTTGGAAGTAACTTGTCAATAAGAACCAATTTGCCAGCTGAACGAACCATGGCCTGCAAGTGGAAGTCATGAGGTATAATATGGCAAGCTTCTCGGAATTCTGTTAGGATTTTTTCTTCTGCACCTGCcgaaagaaaaatcaaacttaACAGTGAATTCCAGAGAAACATAACCAAAGTTGCAGTTCATATAACTGAGacaaggaagcaaaggaaaaaaagtaatctGACTTGATATCAACATTTCTCACACACAGAATTTCAACACCCCCCCAAATCCTAAATCATCCTCAATTTTgtcaattcaaaatatttcactAAGTCAGGCTTAAGATTgtaatttgataaaatatatgtaaatgttagGACAAGGACTAGACtagcatatacaaactactatttatTACCACCCTACTGgcatccaaaacagaaacagcaaaaTAGAGCAGCAGTgagaatggaaaacagaatgactTTAGTTCTTACTCATGAAATTCTAAACAgcaaatcttttttaattttggagaTTATGCAGGATCAAGGGGGTAAAAAGAACTAGAGAAACATATTCGACATGAGAATTGTTTTAAAAGGAGAAACCTCCTCCATTTCCAAATGAGGATGATCAGTCAACAGATCTATTGATCCTGAGAAATACCACTTAGAAAGCAAATAAGGTAACACAGAAATGCAGGTATTTTCCAGGAATTTCCTCACCATTGATGAGATATGGGTGATTGCAGCATTTGCGCAACTCCATCATTGTATTGAGTAGATTAGGCATGTTAGTGTGACCTGCCCctttggaaagaaaggagaaattctTCTCCAAAATAGCACGGTAGTATTTCTTCTGAATGTTGGTAAGCTCTACTTCAATAATAGTTTCCTGTTTGGGTGCCAGGTTTTTTTCGACATCCTCTTTGAGTCTTCTCAGCATCATTGGCTTGAGAATGGCCTGTAGCTTTTGAACCTGTGACCaatacagagagaaaagaaatcaacAATATGAGGACAAACATGCTCACATTACGTGGAAACATGAAGAAATACAATGGGAGTTTTCCAGTATCTGAGAAATGTAGACTTTAGACAATGTCACAAATGATGTAGGTACAAGGTTCATGCAAGGAGTTCAGAATGGCCCTTGATGTCTATGACAGTAGACATCTGCCAAGTACAAACTTGACCTTTTTTGTCCTGGGTTAGTATCACATCACAGAGACTTCTTACCTGTTCCTCTGTCTTGAGATCCCCAAAGTCCTTGAGGAACTCTGATTCTGAGGGAAACTGTGAAGGTTCCAAGAAATGAAGCAAGCTGAACAGTTCTTCCACAGTATTTTGCAATGGTGTTCCTGTGAGTAGCACTTTGTGCTCCtataaatggagaaaacagaagaatcatGAAACTCAAAACTACAAAGGACTTCTGGGGTTTTCTaactttgctttcatttctttaactATAAAATTATGGGAATGGACCAAGTACTAtcttaacttttgttttatttgttcccTCTTTTGATGAACACAAAACACACAAGAAAACTCTTGATGTTATTTAACATATTGAATTATCTTTAATATTGTGATTATAAGCCAATAAAGAAacgtttggaattttttttttccagttacataTGCCTCTCCACACTCAACTTCCCACAGATACCCTAATACGTCCCCCTCTAGGAAATGTACCCATGCTAGATTAAATATGGCCATTCATTTTTGGCAGTTGCTCCCATCAAGGTTTGAATATGGGCTTGCACTGTAACCTGCTCTGACAAGAAAATGTAGCAAAAGTGACATCATGTGAGTTTCAGAGCCTGTAACTCAAAGGCCTTGCACAAGGCTTCCGCCTTTGCCCTCTTAGAACACTGCCCTGACCCTGCAATGTAAAGAGGCAAAGTCTGGCCTATTGAGGGTGACAGGCCATGTGGAAGATGACTCAGCCAACAATCAGCACCAATCATCAGCTGCAGCTGCATTACTGACTCCAGGTAAAACCACCAAAAGAATAGCCTCACTGAGCCCAGCCCAAGTTGCTGAACTAGAGAATCATGAAAAACATAAGTTGTTTTAAAGCACTAATTTTTGGAtattttgttatgcagcaataagtaataaaatatcccACGTCTCCACCTAGAGAACCACTAACCTATAAACACCTTCCaaccctaaaatttatgtgaattttatctgaCTTTGAGGTTACCATTCCCATAGGCCATACCCAACCCCCAATACCAAGATtctgattctcttcctctctgctaAATTAAGGTTATATTAATTCCAGAGGGAATTAGGGTATTTTAATTCCAGGTGTTTCTGCCCACATGTCAGTGAGAGGGACTCACCAGATCCATGTGCTTGAGACTATCAAGCAGCTTACAATTACGGTTCTTTAGTCGATGGGCCTCATCAATAATGACACAACGCCATTCAATCTCACGAAGCTCAGGACAGTCTGACAAAATCATCTCAAATGTGGTGATCAGGGCATCAAACTTGTATGCACCTGGGATGAGGCGCCCCTAAGCAGGAAGGCAATGCAGTCAAAAAAGGCCTGAAGTGGACCTAAACGACAAGCTCTTCTGAACTACACATTCTCTTTTTCACATTCAGGCAGACTTAATAGGAAATACAAACTGCACCACCACCCACTTCTGCCTCTGCTTATCTTCCTAATAAACAGTGCCAAATCACTGAATTTAAGATACACTGCCTCCTCAACATACTCAGCTTCTTGGGAAAATGACAGGCCTCACTG
This DNA window, taken from Camelus dromedarius isolate mCamDro1 chromosome 5, mCamDro1.pat, whole genome shotgun sequence, encodes the following:
- the CHD8 gene encoding chromodomain-helicase-DNA-binding protein 8 isoform X4, giving the protein MKGESKRITLVLQQPQSGGPQGHRHVVLGSLPGKIVLQGNQLAALTQAKNAQGQPAKVVTIQLQVQQPQQKIQIVPQPPSSQPPPQQPPSTQPVTLSSVQQAQIMGPGQGPGQRLSVPLKVVLQPQAGSSQGASSGLSVVKVLSASEVAALSSPASSAPHTGGKTGIEENRRLEHQKKQEKANRIVAEAIARARARGEQNIPRVLNEDELPSVRPEEEGEKKRRKKSSGERLKEEKPKKSKTAGTSKTKGKSKLNTITPVVGKKRKRNTSSDNSDVEVMPAQSPREDEESSIQKRRSNRQVKRKKYTEDLDIKITDDEEEEEVDVTGPIKTEPILPEPVQEPDGETLPSMQFFVENPSEEDAAIVDKVLSMRIVKKELPSGQYTEAEEFFVKYKNYSYLHCEWATISQLEKDKRIHQKLKRFKTKMAQMRHFFHEDEEPFNPDYVEVDRILDESHSIDKDNGEPVIYYLVKWCSLPYEDSTWELKEDVDEGKIREFKRIQSRHPELKRVNRPQASAWKKLELSHEYKNRNQLREYQLEGVNWLLFNWYNRQNCILADEMGLGKTIQSIAFLQEVYNVGIHGPFLVIAPLSTITNWEREFNTWTEMNTIVYHGSLASRQMIQQYEMYCKDSRGRLIPGAYKFDALITTFEMILSDCPELREIEWRCVIIDEAHRLKNRNCKLLDSLKHMDLEHKVLLTGTPLQNTVEELFSLLHFLEPSQFPSESEFLKDFGDLKTEEQVQKLQAILKPMMLRRLKEDVEKNLAPKQETIIEVELTNIQKKYYRAILEKNFSFLSKGAGHTNMPNLLNTMMELRKCCNHPYLINGAEEKILTEFREACHIIPHDFHLQAMVRSAGKLVLIDKLLPKLKAGGHKVLIFSQMVRCLDILEDYLIQRRYLYERIDGRVRGNLRQAAIDRFSKPDSDRFVFLLCTRAGGLGINLTAADTCIIFDSDWNPQNDLQAQARCHRIGQSKAVKVYRLITRNSYEREMFDKASLKLGLDKAVLQSMSGRDGNITGIQQFSKKEIEDLLRKGAYAAIMEEDDEGSKFCEEDIDQILLRRTTTITIESEGKGSTFAKASFVASENRTDISLDDPNFWQKWAKKADLDMDLLNSKNNLVIDTPRVRKQTRHFSTLKDDDLVEFSDLESEDDERPRSRRHDRHHTYGRTDCFRVEKHLLVYGWGRWRDILSHGRFKRRMTERDVETICRAILVYCLLHYRGDENIKGFIWDLISPAENGKTKELQNHSVFDVSTFPGLSIPVPRGRKGKKVKSQSTFDIHKADWIRKYNPDTLFQDESYKKHLKHQCNKVLLRVRMLYYLRQEVIGDQAEKVLGGAIASEIDIWFPVVDQLEVPTTWWDSEADKSLLIGVFKHGYEKYNTMRADPALCFLEKAGRPDDKAIAAEHRVLDNFSDIVEGVDFDKDCEDPEYKPLQCPPKDQDDEGDPLMMMDEEISVIDGDEAQVTQQPGHLFWPPGSALTARLRRLVTAYQRSYKREQMKIEAAERGDRRRRRCEAAFKLKEIARREKQQRWTRREQTDFYRVVSTFGVEYDPDTMQFHWDRFRTFARLDKKTDESLTKYFHGFVAMCRQVCRLPPAAGDEPPDPNLFIEPITEERASRTLYRIELLRRLREQVLCHPLLEDRLALCQPPGPELPKWWEPVRHDGELLRGAARHGVSQTDCNIMQDPDFSFLAARMNYMQNHQAGAPAPSLSRCSTPLLHQQYTSRTASPLPLRPDAPVEKPPEETAAQVPSLESLTLKLEHEVVARSRPTPQDYEMRVAPSDTTPLVSRSVPPVKLEDEDDSDSELDLSKLSPSSSSSSSSSSSSSSTDESEDEKEEKLTADRSRSKLYDEESLLSLTMSQDGFPNEDGEQMTPELLLLQERQRASEWPKDRVLINRIDLVCQAVLSGKWPSSRRSQEMVTGGILAPGNHLFDSPSLTPGEYGDSPVPTPRSSSAASLAEEEVSAVTTAAAQFTKLRRGMDEKEFTVQIKDEEGLKLTFQKHKLMANGVMGDGHPLFHKKKGNRKKLVELEVECMEEPNHLDVDLETRIPVINKVDGTLLVGEDAPRRAELEMWLQGHPEFAVDPRFLAYMEDRRKQKWQRCKKNNKAELNCLGMEPVQTANSRNGKKGHHAETVFNRVLPGPIAPDSSKKRARRTRPDLSKMMALMQGGGTGSLSLHNTFQHSSSGLQSVSSLGHSSATSASLPFMPFVMGGAASSPHVDSSTMLHHHHHHPHPHHHHHHHPGLRATGYPSSPATTTSGTALRLPPLQPEEDEDDEDEDDDDDLSQGYDSSERDFSLIDDPMMPANSDSSEDADD